A stretch of DNA from Phycisphaerales bacterium:
CGAGAGCTACGACGGCAACGGCCTCGCCCTCGAGCCGTTCATCAAGGCCATGAAGGCAACCATCGCCGAGCTGCCCGGGCGCACGCTCATCGTGTCATCCGCCGACCTCTCGCACGTGGGCCCCGCCTTCGGCGACCAGCAGACCCTCGCCGGGGACGACCAGCAGGCCAACGACGCCCGCAATCGCGTCTTCGCCCACGACCGCGACATGATCCAGCTGATCATGGAGCGCAAGCCCGACGAGCTCGTCGCCGCGATGAGCTGGCAGCAGAATCCGACGCGCTGGTGCTCGATCGGCAACCTCGTGGCGGCGCTCAAGATCGTCGAGCCCACCAGCGTGGACCTCTACAACTTCGCCGCCAGCATGGACGAGCAGGGCACGACCCTGGTCAGCAACGTGGGCATGGCGCTGAACAAGTGATGACGGTCCTCGCGGTCGCGCCACTGCAGATCGGCGCGTACGTGCTGGCCGCCATCCTCGTCCCCTTCGGCATCTTCATGCTCTGGGGCGGGCGCGACTTCACGCCGCCGCCGCTGGATGACGAGCTCCACCCGCCGCCACCGCCGCGCACGCGCCTGCACGCCTTCCGCGCCACGCTGACGCGCGCCACCCGCACCGCCTTCGGCCTCTGCTCCCTCATCACCGCCTGGCACGCCATCGCCTGGACCCACCCCAAGGTCCACCTGCTCCACGTCCCCCTCGACCGCTGGTGGGTCCTCGCCTTGGGCGTATTGATCGCCGTGTGGTCCAGCCTCGCCATGGACCGCCACTTCAAGTAGCGGTGGGGGAGCATTAGGGGACCGTGCCGTGATCGTCCGGACGTGCCACCGAGATGTCTTCATCTCGGTGCTCTTCGCTATCCCTTCATCGGAGGCTGCGAACCCGGCACCACGCCCTTCTTCTCCCCCACCCGCGGCTCCGTCCCCGCCCGTAGCCGCTTGATGTTCGCCCGGTGCGTCCAAACCACCAGGCCCGCCAGAAGCACGGCCACCGCCATGTACGGCCACCCATCCTCGAACCGCACCACCCGCCCCTGCTCGCGCGGCATGTCGTTGAACAGCGGCCCATCCATGAGCAGCCAATCAACCACCACAATCACCGGCAACGCCAACCCCGCCAGGATCGACGACACGCTGATCGTCCGCCACACCGCCAGTGCCAGCAGCCACACGATGAACGCTCCCGCGCCCGCAATGGTGAAGTGCGGGAACACCCCCATCATCGCCCCCAGCGCCGTCGCCACGCCCTTCCCGCCCTTGAACTTCAGCCACGGCGAAAAAACGTGCCCCAGCACCGCCGCCACCATCACCGCCAGCCACACCAGCGCCACCCGCTGATCCGCCCACTCTCGAGCCCCGCCCCCGATCGCCCCCAGCACGATTCCCGCCCCCAGCGTCGGCGCGAAGCCCTTGAGAAAGTCCAGCGCAAAGCACAGGAAGAAGAACTTCCGCCCCAGCACCCGCCCCACGTTCGTCGCCCCAATGTTCCCCGACCCGTGCTGCCGGATGTCGATGCCCTTGGCGCGCCCGATGAACAGCCCGAAGGGGATCGAGCCTGCGAAGAACGCACCCAGAATTAGCAGCACTTCACGCATCATGTGCCACGATCACGCTTCGTGATCGTGTCCTTGTTCCACCGCGCACGATCATGAAGACATGATCGTGGCACTACAACCGCTCCGGCAACTTCCGCACCAGCTCTGCCCACACCTCATCCGGCCCTTTGCTCGCATCGATCACCAGGTGCCGCCCCGGCTCCTGGCGCGCCAGCTCCAGGTACCCCTGCCGCACCTTGCGGTGGAACTCGCTGCCGCGTGCCTCGATCCGGTCGGGGCCCTTGTTCTCGCGGTCGTTCGCCGTCGCCCCCAGCAGCGGGTTGATCCGGCGCGCCGCCGTGACCTCATCCACGTCGAAGATGATGACGACGTCCGGCACGGTCCCCTGGAGCGCGATGTCCGCCGCGGCCGCGATCTCCTTGACCGGCACGCCCCCCGCGTAGCCCTGGTACGCGAACGTCGACGACACGAACCTGTCCGCGATCACGAGCTCCCCGCGCCGGAGCGCCGGCCGGATCCGCTGTTCGACGAGCTGGCTGCGGCTGGCCATGTACAGCAGCATCTCGCACCGCAGCGTCATGTCCGCATGGGCGTGATCAAGCAGGATCTCGCGCACCCGCTCGCCGATGGCGGTCCCGCCCGGCTCGCGCACCTCGCAGCACGTGACGTCCGCGTCCTTGCACGCCCCCAGCAGCCGCCGGTACTGCGTGCTCTTCCCCGACCCGTCCGGCCCTTCAAAGGCCAGGAACTTCCCCCGCAATCGGCTGATCCAAGGCAGCGACGTCATTCAACCCCAGTGTACCCGCAAGCCCCCTCACACCCCCAAACCCACAACTTTCCACCACCCCGTCATCCCTGCTCTCCCCTTCCCCCTTTCCCCACCCTCGCCTTTCTCTGTGCCCCTCTGTGCACCCTCTGTGTCTCTGTGGTGAACTGCCTTCTGCCTTACGTCCGGATGCTCGACACCGCCGCCACCGCCAGCGGTATCAGCACCATCACCGGGATAAACACCGACAGCTGCGGCGGCAGCCCCGGGATGGCCGCGCTGGTCCCCACCATCGTCGCCACGAACCCCACCAGCGTCACCGGCGCCGACATCAGCGTCTGCACCAGCACGTTCCCCGGCTCACGCCGGATGTAGAACGGCAGGCACACCAGCAGCAGCAGCACCGTGCTCGCGTACTGCGCTACCCGCCCCCAGCGCACCCGCTCATACCGCTCGATCCGCTGCGCCGGCGGCTTGGGCTGGCCCTTGTAGTTCTCAATCAGCAGCGACAGGTCCCGCGTCGACAGGTTGTTGGCATACCCCTCGAACCGCCGCAGTTTGAGGGCCGTGGGGTCCAGGTCCGTTTCCAGGCTCGCCACCGGCACGATCTCCCGCCGCGGCCTCACCGCTTGGGACTGCTGCCCCTGGCGCGACTCCACCTCCCCGCCCTGAAGCACCCACTTCCCGCCATCCCACACCGCCCGCTCCGCGGTGATCCGCCGCGTCATCAGCCCCTGGCCATCCCGCTCCCACACCCACAAACCCTCGATATCCCCCGTGTCCAGCACCACGTTCCGCGCATAGAACAGCCGCCCCTGCGCATCGCTCGTCAGCGGCTGCGGCGTCGTCCCCAGTGTTCGCGATCCCGCATCGCCCTTGTCCCGCGTCAGCAGCGGCGCCAGCCTGGGAATCACGAACTCCCGGTTCACCGCGCTCAGCACCACCAGCCCCAGCGCCGCCAGCACGATCGGGCGCGCCACACGGTGCAAACTCAGCCCGCCCGCCAGAATCGCCACGAACTCCCGGTGCCGGTTCAGCTGCGCGCACGTGAACCCCATCGCCCCGATCAGGATCACCCCGAGCAGCGCGTTGTACAGCAGAAACAGTCGCGGCCACCACAGGTCAAACACCAGGTACAGCGCCGTCGCAAAGTTCGCCACCGCCGACGGCTTGCTCCCGGCGGCGGCGTGGTACCGGTCCGCCACCTTCACGTACTCGTCGAAGTTCAGCGAGAAGTCGATCCCGATGATCACCGCGAACAGCACCGCGAACAACACCAGGATGTTGAGCAGGTACTGCCGCACGATGTACCGGTCCAGCAACGACATTCAGCCCGCCCTTCGCCCATCCACCGCCAGCAGCCCCCGCACCACACCATAGCTCAGCACCCCCGCCACATAGACGTCGCTCAGAAAGTGCGCCCCGCTGATCAGCCGCGTCACGCAGCAGCCCACCGCCAGCGCCACCGCCACCGCCCCCACCCGCGGCCACAGCGCCGCCACCATCATCGCCCCCCCGAACGCCACCCCTGCGTGCGAGCTCGCCAGCCCCAGCCCCCGCACCAGCTCGCCCCCCGGCACCTCGTCCATCACCCAGCGGAACACATACTCGCCGTTGGTGCCCGGCCGGAACCGCTGCACCACGCCCTTCAAGACCTCCGCCGCCGCGCCGCCCAGCGCCGCCGCCAGGAACACCATCGACGCCCGCCGCAGCTTCCCCTCCGCCCACCACATGAACACCGCCGCGATGAACCACGCCGGCAGGTACCCCACCTGCCGGAACAGCTGGTACCAGTCCTTCCGCTCCACGCTCTCGAACGTTGCGCGGTCGAGCGTGAACCGCTCCCACACCCAGCGGTCAATCAGCGTCACCAGCAGCAGCCCGACCACCAGCGCGAGCGCCACCACCAGCCCGCGCACGCGTCGCGCCCGCCGCTCGTGTGGTGCGAGCAACGCCGCGGGCACGCTGTGTGGAACGCTCACTTCCCACCGCCCTTCGGCAGCATCTCATCGAGCGTTGGCGGCGCCCCCTCGGTCCGCAGGCCGCCCTTCGGGAACCCCTTGAATCCGTACCCCTTGAACGCGGGCCGGTCGCGCTTGCCATCGGCCCGCAGCTTGCCGATCTCCACCACCCGCTCGAACAGCGGCGCCCAGTCCTGGAACCGCGCCCCGTTCATCACCGCCGGCCGCCCGATCAGCGACGGGTACTCCGCGCTCGCCTCCACGCCCACCGTCCCGCGCTTGCGCAGGTCCGTATCAGGCCAGAAGTCGTACGGCGACACCCGCCCGTTCAGGAGCAGGCTCGAGCAGCAGAACACTGTCGGCCGCCCCGGCATGTAGAACGCAAACTGCGACGCCCGCCCGTAGTGCAGCGCGATGACAAAGGGCTCTCGGCCCGTCTCTGCCCGCAGCTCCTCAGCCAGCTCCTGCGCGTGCGACGCCATCACGTCCGCCCCCATGACCCGCCAGACCGGCACGTACTTCCCTACCACCGGCACCTTCGCCAGCCAGTCGATCCGCAGCATCCCCAGCCCCGTCGCCAGCCCGAGGACCAGCGTCGCCCCCCACGCCAGCCGCGTCCACCTCGCCGCACTTCCAGCCAAACCATCGCGCAGGCGCACGACCTGCATCGCCGCGACCGGCACCAGCGTGACAAACGCGGCCATCGCCCAGTTCCCCTGCGGGTTCGTCACCAGACTCACCAGCAGGTACAGCACGAACATCGGCTCGCTCAGCGACAGGCAGTACCGCACCGCCGCCCACCGCGCCGGCTCCTCGCGCCGCGCCCGGCGCGTGTACAACCGCTGCAGCAACGCCAGCAGCAGCATCGGCCCGCCCAGCGCCAGCTGCGACCCCACGTAGTTCAGCGTCCACTGCGGCTTGTACGTCCACCCCTGCCCCCCGCCCTGCCGCACATACTGATCCCCGCCGGGCAGCCCCAGGTGCCCCATCAGGTGCCGCACCGTCGGCCACCCCTGCTCATGATTCCACACCACGATCGGGCTCACGATCACCGCGAACACCGCGAGCGCCAGCAGCCAGTAGAGGAGTGGAGGAGTGGAGGAGTAGAGGAGCGGCGAACCGTCATCCATGCTCCTCCACTCCTCTTCTCCTCTACTCCTGTTCTTCCCCCTACGCCCCAACCACCATGCCAACGCCAGCCCCGGCACCACCATCAGCATCGTGTACTTGTACAGCACACCAACGCCAATCACCGCCCCCAGCCCCACCAGCGCCCACCCCGACCCCCGCAGCACGCGCCACCCCGCCCACGCCGCCACCGCCCAGCACGCCGCGTACGGCCCATCAATCGTGGTGATCAGCCCGAGCGACTGGAACACCGGCATCACGAAGAACACCGCGGCCGCGTACCACGCCACGCGCCGGTCCCGCGTCAGATCAAACGCCAGCCCCGCCACCGCCCACGCCGCGACCCCCGACGCCACGGCCGCGATCGCCCGCACCGCGAACTCGTTCTCCCCCAAGAGCCGCACAAACCCCGCGATCGTCCACGCGATCCCCGGCCCCTTGGTGTAGTACGACAGCGACAGGTGCCGCGACCACTCCCAGTAGTTCGTCTCGTCCTCGATCAGCGTGTACGGGCACAACCACGCCAGGTACGCCAGCCGCGCAAGCGTGATGCCCACGATCAGCAGCAGTGTTCCTTTTGAAGAAGTGGCAAAGTGGCAAAGTGGCGAAGTGGCAAAGTGAGAGGACGCTGCCTCCGGTCGCACTTTGCCACTTTGCCACTCTGCCACTTTGCCACTCTCCTCAGTGCCGCGCCAGCTTCCAGTACACCACCATCGTGTACAGCCCCAGCGCCGCCACCCCCGCCCACATCAGCGCCAGCCCGCCCGCCCCCACCTGCTTGGTCAGCTGCTGCCCGCCGCTGATGGTCACCATCGTCACCAGCGCCGGCGCGAACGTGAACAGGTACACGGTCAGCGGCAGCTTGCGGCTCAGCAGCAGCGCCGTGATCGCCCCCGTCAGCACCATCACTGCGCACGACGCCGCCATCGCCATCCGCTCGTTCTGCTTCCCCAGGATCACCCGGTCCAGCTGCACCAGCCCATCGCGCAGCGCCTGCGGCGCCTCGTCCAGCCGATCCCCCGCCTTCACCCACGCGTCCGCCCGCTCCAGCAGCGCCGCCGGCGGCAGCTTCCGCAGCTCCTCCGCCGGGTCCGGCGACGGCGACAAGCCCTCCAGCGAGAACCCGCTCCGCTCCGTCGCCGCCGTCGAGTCACCCGCGGCCGCGGAATCCCGCACCCGCGCCCGCTCTAAGGTCAACTTGAACGATGCCGCCGCACCGCGCTGCTCGCGCTTCAGCGTCCCCGACTCCGCCGTAATTGTCTGCGTCGACCGCCCCGTCGTCGTCGTGCGCAGCCGCAGCACCTCGACGCCCCCCGCCAGCGTCCACTCGCCGTTGGCGAACGCCAGCCGCCCCACCCGCAGCGACACCGGCTGGTTGCTCCCATCCGCAAACTGGATCGCCTCGCCCCGCGTGCTCGCCTCCTGGATCCGCGCGAGCGTCTGCCGCTGCGCCAGCGCTGTCACCAGCTTCTGCCGCTGCGCATCCACCCAGTTCAGCCGGTACGGGTTGTCCACCAGCCGCCGCAGCTCCCCCCACGACATGAACGCCACCTTCTCCGTGAACGTGTTGGGGATCGTCCACGTCAGCGGCACCTCCTGCACCTGCACCAGCCCCACGCCCTCCACGTACCCCGACGCGTCCTCGAACTCCATCACCACCCGCGACACGCCCTCGCTCGACTCCCCCGCCCCCTCCGCCAACGGGATCAGCCACAGGTTCGCGTGCGCACACGACAGCTCCCGGCGCGGCCTGCCCTCCTTGTCCAGCTCCACGAACGCGAAGTTCGCGAACCGGATCTGGTCCGTAGCGCCCCCCGTGGGCTGCTCGATCGCCAGCGCTCGGTCCGCGTAGATCATCACCTTGCCTTCGCCGCTCCCCCCCCCGACGCCCCCCATCCCCCCGCGGAACTCCACGGCCTCTCCCCGCGTGGTCCCCTGCAGCATCTTCCGCGCCACGTCCACCGTCACCATCTTCTGCATTGTCCGCAGGAACACCGGTATCACCTGCTCGTTGAGCAGCATCAGCCCGCCCGTCAGCACCAGCGCCAGCGCGAGCGCCGGCCCCAGCAGCGCCCGGTGGCTGATCCCACCCGCGTGCGCCGCCACCGCCTCGTTGTCGCTCGCGATCCGGTGGTACACCAGCGTGCTCGCGAAACCGCC
This window harbors:
- a CDS encoding LptF/LptG family permease — encoded protein: MARPSFTLFRSTFLDLLKLVALTATVLVLVIALGAAIKPLSDGVLSAGDLPKFVLIAMVPMLAYALPFAGGFASTLVYHRIASDNEAVAAHAGGISHRALLGPALALALVLTGGLMLLNEQVIPVFLRTMQKMVTVDVARKMLQGTTRGEAVEFRGGMGGVGGGSGEGKVMIYADRALAIEQPTGGATDQIRFANFAFVELDKEGRPRRELSCAHANLWLIPLAEGAGESSEGVSRVVMEFEDASGYVEGVGLVQVQEVPLTWTIPNTFTEKVAFMSWGELRRLVDNPYRLNWVDAQRQKLVTALAQRQTLARIQEASTRGEAIQFADGSNQPVSLRVGRLAFANGEWTLAGGVEVLRLRTTTTGRSTQTITAESGTLKREQRGAAASFKLTLERARVRDSAAAGDSTAATERSGFSLEGLSPSPDPAEELRKLPPAALLERADAWVKAGDRLDEAPQALRDGLVQLDRVILGKQNERMAMAASCAVMVLTGAITALLLSRKLPLTVYLFTFAPALVTMVTISGGQQLTKQVGAGGLALMWAGVAALGLYTMVVYWKLARH
- a CDS encoding LptF/LptG family permease, whose amino-acid sequence is MSLLDRYIVRQYLLNILVLFAVLFAVIIGIDFSLNFDEYVKVADRYHAAAGSKPSAVANFATALYLVFDLWWPRLFLLYNALLGVILIGAMGFTCAQLNRHREFVAILAGGLSLHRVARPIVLAALGLVVLSAVNREFVIPRLAPLLTRDKGDAGSRTLGTTPQPLTSDAQGRLFYARNVVLDTGDIEGLWVWERDGQGLMTRRITAERAVWDGGKWVLQGGEVESRQGQQSQAVRPRREIVPVASLETDLDPTALKLRRFEGYANNLSTRDLSLLIENYKGQPKPPAQRIERYERVRWGRVAQYASTVLLLLVCLPFYIRREPGNVLVQTLMSAPVTLVGFVATMVGTSAAIPGLPPQLSVFIPVMVLIPLAVAAVSSIRT
- the plsY gene encoding glycerol-3-phosphate 1-O-acyltransferase PlsY, producing MMREVLLILGAFFAGSIPFGLFIGRAKGIDIRQHGSGNIGATNVGRVLGRKFFFLCFALDFLKGFAPTLGAGIVLGAIGGGAREWADQRVALVWLAVMVAAVLGHVFSPWLKFKGGKGVATALGAMMGVFPHFTIAGAGAFIVWLLALAVWRTISVSSILAGLALPVIVVVDWLLMDGPLFNDMPREQGRVVRFEDGWPYMAVAVLLAGLVVWTHRANIKRLRAGTEPRVGEKKGVVPGSQPPMKG
- the tmk gene encoding dTMP kinase, whose translation is MTSLPWISRLRGKFLAFEGPDGSGKSTQYRRLLGACKDADVTCCEVREPGGTAIGERVREILLDHAHADMTLRCEMLLYMASRSQLVEQRIRPALRRGELVIADRFVSSTFAYQGYAGGVPVKEIAAAADIALQGTVPDVVIIFDVDEVTAARRINPLLGATANDRENKGPDRIEARGSEFHRKVRQGYLELARQEPGRHLVIDASKGPDEVWAELVRKLPERL
- a CDS encoding glycosyltransferase family 39 protein → MGITLARLAYLAWLCPYTLIEDETNYWEWSRHLSLSYYTKGPGIAWTIAGFVRLLGENEFAVRAIAAVASGVAAWAVAGLAFDLTRDRRVAWYAAAVFFVMPVFQSLGLITTIDGPYAACWAVAAWAGWRVLRGSGWALVGLGAVIGVGVLYKYTMLMVVPGLALAWWLGRRGKNRSRGEEEWRSMDDGSPLLYSSTPPLLYWLLALAVFAVIVSPIVVWNHEQGWPTVRHLMGHLGLPGGDQYVRQGGGQGWTYKPQWTLNYVGSQLALGGPMLLLALLQRLYTRRARREEPARWAAVRYCLSLSEPMFVLYLLVSLVTNPQGNWAMAAFVTLVPVAAMQVVRLRDGLAGSAARWTRLAWGATLVLGLATGLGMLRIDWLAKVPVVGKYVPVWRVMGADVMASHAQELAEELRAETGREPFVIALHYGRASQFAFYMPGRPTVFCCSSLLLNGRVSPYDFWPDTDLRKRGTVGVEASAEYPSLIGRPAVMNGARFQDWAPLFERVVEIGKLRADGKRDRPAFKGYGFKGFPKGGLRTEGAPPTLDEMLPKGGGK
- a CDS encoding phosphatase PAP2 family protein; the protein is MSVPHSVPAALLAPHERRARRVRGLVVALALVVGLLLVTLIDRWVWERFTLDRATFESVERKDWYQLFRQVGYLPAWFIAAVFMWWAEGKLRRASMVFLAAALGGAAAEVLKGVVQRFRPGTNGEYVFRWVMDEVPGGELVRGLGLASSHAGVAFGGAMMVAALWPRVGAVAVALAVGCCVTRLISGAHFLSDVYVAGVLSYGVVRGLLAVDGRRAG